In Capricornis sumatraensis isolate serow.1 chromosome 2, serow.2, whole genome shotgun sequence, the DNA window ccctaccCTCTCTGCCCCAACCACCCTATCCTAGATCTTCTTTCTATTTTCACTTCAGCGTTGCAGCTTTGATGGGCCAGTTCTTCCAGGACACAGATCCATAAAGGTCATCCCTGCAACCCTCAACAGCTCAGAGGGAGGAGCCAGACCAGCAGTGCCTGATGTCCTGCCCTCTTCTGCCCTGAGCAGGTGGCTCCATAATGACAGTGGGTGAGGCCCTGGTACACTTCAGAGTCACTCCCCTGCTGCTCTGGTTTGGGGTGTGTCTGTTCATTTCTGGTCACTGTCAGGCCAGGCCCTCCCAGCACTTCTCTTCCCCAGAGTTGGTGATCCCCTTGAAGGTGACTGGCTGGGGCAGAAATGCAAAGGTTCCAGGCTGGCTCTCCTATAGCCTGCGATTTGGGGGCCAAAGACACATCACCCACATGAAGGTCAAGAAGCTCTTGATTTCTAGACCCCTCCCAGTGTTCACCTACACAGACCAGCGTTCCCTGCACCAGGACCAGCCTTATCTTCCTGATGACTGCTACTATCATGGTTATGTGGAGGGTGTTCCCAAGTCCCTGGTTGCCTTCAGTACCTGTTCTGGAGGTTTTCGAGGAGTACTACAGATAAATGATCTTGCTTATGAAATTGAACCAGTTAGGTCTTCTGCCACATTTGAACACTGGGTGTATAGAATAGACATCGATGATACTCAGTTCccacgtaagagatgtgggttaacagaagaggaaatggcacgcCAATTGGAGTTGCACAATTTCACTCTGAAGCAAAGTTCTTACACAGGCTGGTGGACCCACTTGCTGTTTCTTGAGCTGGTAGTGATTGTGGACAATCTTCGATTTGTTCACTCGGGAAGCAATGTGTCAGTAGTACAAATTGAGGTAGCTACTGTTGTCAATGTAATAAATAGCCTGTATCACCCTTTGGAAGTGGATGTAACTTTAACTGGGCTTGAAATCTGGACTGAAGGAAACCAAATTGCCACTGAAAACATGGAAATAATGTTGGAGGATTTTGCTTTTTGGAAGTTTTTTAACCTTGATAACCGACTGCCACATGATGCAGCCCATCTTTTCATAAAGAAGTCCTTTGGCAGGCAGCTTGGATTGGCCTATGTTGCTGGAGTATGCCAGAATCCTCTTAATTGTGGAATTATTGTTTTCGAAGATGATAGTTTATTTGATTGTGGGCTTATTGCTACCCATGAACTTGGTCATAATTTAGGTATGCTGCATGATGctgaattttgtgtgtgtgaatttgaGTTTTGCATAATGTATCCTGCCAAAACAGTAACGAGTAAATTCAGCAACTGCAGTTATGGTGAATTTTGGAACAATGTGATGAGGAATGGATTTTGTCTCATCTCTCCTCCAAATCCAGCGAATATCTTTAGGATAAAGTATTGTGGGAACCTAGTGGTCGAAGAAGGAGAGGAGTGTGACTGTGGAACCGTACAGCAATGTAAACGTGATCACTGCTGTCTGCCGGATTGCACTCTGAAACCTGGAGCTGCTTGTGCTTTTGGGTCTTGCTGCAAAAACTGCAAGGTCAGGTCAGCAGGGACTTTGTGCAGAAAACAGATCAATGCATGTGACCTTCCAGAGTGGTGCAATGGGACATCGCATCAGTGCCCAGAAGATGTATATGTGCAGGATGGGATTCCCTGTAGTGACAGTGCCTACTGCTATAAAAAGAACTGTGTTAACCATGATGAACAGTGCAGGGAGATTTTTGGCAAAGATGCAAGGAGTGCATCTCGGAGTTGCTACAAAGAAATCAACACCCAAGGAAATCGATTTGGTCACTGTGGTATCAGAGACATAGAGTACATAAAATGTGAAGTCCCTGATATCCTGTGTGGGAGAGTTCAGTGTGAAAATGTGGGAGTAATTCCAAATCTGACGGAACATTCCACAGTGCATCAGTTTCAAGTCAATGACACCACTTGCTGGGGCACCGACTATCACATAGGAATGTCCATACCTGATGTCGGCCAGGTGAAAGATGGTACGATGTGTGGTCAAAAAAAGATCTGTGTTCACAGCAGGTGTGTCAGTATGGTTCCTGAGCCACAAGCCTGTCAGCCCGAGACCTGCCACATGAAGGGGGTTTGCAATAGTAAGCAAGAGTGCCACTGCAACCCTGGATGGGCACCTCCCTACTGCAAGGATGAAGGCAGTGGAGGTAGTAATAGTAGTGGCCCACCTGGTAATCCCCAAGGAGATGAGGAAGAAGAGGACGACGAGGCAGAACAGGCAGAGGAGACAAAAATGGTAGAGAACAGTCACATGTTACTGTGGCTTATTCctttggtttgtttatttgtatGTTGCTTCCTTGTGCTTTGTAAGAAGCgtaaaaagaaaaagccagaaatgaagaaggaagaggaaacggAAGAAGAGGATATGGAAGAAGAAAGTGACTAAGGCTCCTGATTCATTCACACACAAACAAGAAATCcctggtttttctttaaaatagtagAGGAGCATTAGGGGCATGTCTGACTGCTTCAGGAAAAATTTAAGGATCTCTCATGGCAGGATCATAAGCAGTAATATTTCACTGAAGGATTCCTATCGTGTTCTTAACTTACTCTTCAGTGTGTTAAGCAAtattaaaagttcattttttccctctggaAGTCATCTCTTTATGTTTCCTGAGCAAAGGCACGACAAAGTCACATTTGTAAGCTAATGTCTATCAGTTGTAAACATCCTCCCACCTTTGTACTCTTAAAATGTCATGTCCAAGATGTGCCACTATATACCCTCTTTCTGTTTTGCCCACTCTTTCCTGGGGATCTGTGCCAAGGGGGGGCCAGTAAAAGTAGCCTGGAATGATGGATGAAGAGCGAAGGGAGTTTACCCTTCTGTGTGCCAAAAGTTACTCCATCATTTTGGTAGCCAAGCTTGGTTTTGGACTCCAGTTTTGTTGACTCTGTTAGAACCACCCTCATTCTTCATTAGAAGTACAAGCACCAGTTGACCAGTGATACTTTTGAGAGATCACCGTTGTAGCTCTGGGGTTAGCAGTGTGGTTCTCCTCTGAGTGCTGGAGCACCAGCAGTAGCTGGTCACTTGCCCTCCTTAGAAGTCTTGGTCCCTGCTCTGCAGAGGACCGCCTAAAATCACCAGTACTTCAATGAATCAATATCTTTCTTTTGTTCCCTTGGCCCTGCGGCTGCAAGGTGCTTTCAGTAGTTAGTTCATTGTGATAGTTTGAATTGTCCAGGGGCAGACACTGAATTAGAGTTTAGAGACAAAGGGTGGAGGCAGTTAGCTATACGGATGAGAAATAATACTATCATTTCAGCCTTGGCCAACCTGGCAGCAAGCTCTGGAATAAATATTATCTGACAGACTAGTCTTGAATTGGGCTAAAATGGACAGGTCTTCATGCTTTCTCCGTGCCCGTTCACTGGATGTGGGTGCCCCAAGAAGACTAAGAGCTGGGCTGTGCAACTTGGCAACTGAGCCTGACCCCAAAGAGCTAATATCTGGAGGCTCTATGTTGATAATTCAGCAGCTGGTCAGCAAGACTTTCCTTGAAGGAGGATGAAGGTGGCTGATTTGGACATTCCAGTCTGACCTTTACATTGCTTGGATCAGCTTTTCTTTCTATGTCCTAAAACAacttctccaggattctggcaGGCACCTCTGCCTTTGGGGAACCACAGAAGAGGGAAGTTAGTGGGATGAAGCACGGACCCCACTACTGTGTTTGGTTTTGGAGCTGAAGTTAATTGTTACTGCCTCTCTCCACTATGCCTTCAGGTTTCCCTCATCTCTAGAGAGCATTCTGATGGTTTGGGTGGGATATTCACCCTGTGTCATTACCCAGGTCCTTATCTTTAAGGTCCCCGAACATCTGATCACGTTGCGTTTCTCAGACTGGGATTGCTGAATCTATCCAGTCACAGTCACAGTAGAGCCGGAGGATAAGAACAGGCACCTGAGACCACCTGGCTTCCACACACCTGCCCTACCTCCTATGATTAGGCTCAGCTATGCCCGTCAAGACTGCACTCTTCTTGCTACTACAGGGATCCAAGGATCCCCAAATGCCCAGGTGGCAGCTTTTATTTCCACTGGGACTTTAGCTTTGTCCCAAGGGAAAAATATGACCCATTTGGTGACTCTGCGGAGCCCAGCGTTGCAAGGGACAGGAAGTACAAAACACACCAGTGAGTCATAGGGAGGGATGGTAAGTGGTGCCCCTGCTACTTCCAGCCCCTGGTTGCCAGACCCTTGTCAAGGTCTCTGGTTTAGTGTGTACAGTCCATCCTGGGATGGCTCCTGTGTGAGAGATCCCCAGGGAGAGAGAACCAAGAGGCTATGGAGATTTACATATTTATCCTTTCCTCAGAAGAGGAAGTAAAGTCCCTGGGTGATATTGATTCTTCTTGAAATCTGGTGACTTCAACAGTATAATGGGAAATGAATCATGAGACATTATGATATAAATTTAATATGCCTTATGCTACACAGTAGAATAAGAGGAGATAAcaagaaaagacaagaaatacgaatataaaaatataccaaaataagCAGGACATACTCATGACATATTCCAATCCTTGTTTCTATAACTGCTTATATGGTTGTAGCTGATATTTATGACCATCTTCTCTTACTACCCATTTTGTTCCTTTGTCTTCAGCAAGTACTTTCTCTAATCATGGTTCTTTATCTGATGGGGGTAATCCAAACCTTTATTCCTGGAGGGTCTGGGCCAATCCAACCTGCCATTGACCTTAATCACAGGGCATGGTAATGCTGAGAGAATCCCTAAGATATTTCCTGTGTTCCAGACCTTCTCTTCTTTACCTTTACTGTGGAATAGTAGTCGATTTTCCCCTCATCACCCGAGTCATCACCATAGTTCCATTCATTGATTCAGAGGCATGGGAAACCAAATTGTCCAGGTGGCGGTcttaactttctgtttttttttttaatttttatttttactttattttactttacaatactgtattggttttggcatataTTGACATGCATCTGCctcgggtgtacatgagctcccaaacatgaacccccctcccacatcccaccccacatcatccctccggatcatccccgtgcaccagccccaagcatcctgcatcaaaATCAATGTAGGGTCTCCTGGTGGAAGCATTTCCCCCTCTAGGACTAAGACTTCGAGGCTAACAAAGTGTAACATCATGAGAATAGGAAGCAGAAATTTTGCTAGTAGGTCACTAAGGTTAATAATGAGTGTGGTCAATTCCATTTCCACATTGATTCCTGGAGCATTGAATCCTGGGTATGGAGAAATAGCACCATATATTTGACATTGATTCCGGGCATAAGCAGCCTTCTGAAGACCCTTGGTTCAATCCTGCAAGGTATGGCCACCTAGCTAGCACTATAACTGAGTCTTCAAAAGGCTGTTGTGTCAAGACAGCTGCTTCAGGATGGTGGGGAACATGGTAAGACCAGTGAATGCTATAAGGATGGACCCATTGCCacgtttctttttctgtgaagtaCATTTCTTGATCAATAGTAATGCTGTGTGGAATACCATGCTGATGGATAAGGCATTCTTTAAGTCCATGGATGGTATCTTTGGCAGAAGTACTGGGTTAGGGTGTGGGAGGGGGGTGCAGATTACATCCAGAGTGTCTACTCCTGTAGGAATAAAATGCTTCACCTTGTATATTGGAAGCAGTCCAGTGTAATGAACCACCTTCTGATGCACACACTAGGAAGCTGTCTGATCACCCCAGGAAATATTGCCGTATTGGAGGCTCAGTGTTGGTCTCTGCCACTGACGACTGGGCAATTAGTGGTGGCTATACCCTGGTCATTCTTGGTGAGTGGAAGTCAATGTTGCTGAGCCCACGTATAACTGTCAGCTCTGCCCTGCCACCATGGCTACTTTGTTGATGAGCCCACTGGGTGATGATAGGTAGCTAGGGAAACAGGCTGATGGTTATCCACAGAATGAGTCATCCTATCCACTTGGTTATTAGAATCCTCTGCTGACGTAACCCTTTGGTGAGCATTCATGTGTGACACAAATACCTTCATGTTTTCTGACCAGAGAAGCCCGTCCATATACCTCTTTCCCATATTTCTTTGTCACCAGTTTTCACATCATGTTCCTCACATGTCCCTAAACCATTGGCCACAGCCCATGAATTGGTAGATAATCACAGATCTGGCCATTTCTCCTTGCACGCAGTGTGCACAATGAAGTGCACTCCCCAAAGTTCTGTGCACACGGAGCATTTTCCTTCACTGTGCTTCAGGAATGTCCCCACAAAGGGTCGTAGTGTTGTAGCTCTTCACATACAGCTGGTCCACGCATATCGTGCAGAACCATCTGTAAACCAGGCCAGGATCTTCTATTCCCCTGTCATCTGATTACAGGGAACtccccatgaggctcccctgctCAGGCCTGACTTGTATATATCACTTCCATTTGATGATGGAATGCTACTGTGCAGGCCCACTTTATggtgtggtggctcagataataccCAATTCATGATGGGCAATTTGGTAAGCCCATCATCAAGCATTCGTTGTCTACTATGGCCCTATAATCTACCAAGACCTGTTTCTCAAAAAGAGCGTAGTTATCCAAAGGTGATGGCATAGCCTTGCTCCAAATTCTTAAAGGACCACGGTGCGATTCACCTATAGGAGACTGACAAAGTCCAAATGCTGTCCCTACCTGCTGCAGAGATTTGAAGCAGCACTCCACGTGCTGGATCATATGGCCCAAGTGGCCGAGCAGTTTGCACAGCAGTCTGGACCTGGGGCAGAACCTTCTCTTCTTCTGGGCCCCCTCAAAAGTAGCACCCTTTCAGGCCACTTGGTAAATGGTTTGGAGTAACACACCAAATGAGGAATATGTTGCCTGCCAAATCCGAAGAGTCCCCTTGGGGATTGAGCTGCTTTCTTGGTTGTACGAGAGCCAGATACCACTTACTTTTTATCTTAGAAGTGATATCTTGACATGATCCAGACCACAGGTTCCCTAAAATTTTCCATGAGGTAGGAATGAATTTTGGTCAGATTTATTTCCCACCCTCTGATATACAAATGTCTTGCCAATGAGCCTCGGGTAGTTACTATAACTCACTCACTAAATGTAATCAACATAGTATCATCAACGTAATGGGCTGGTAAAGTATCTTGTGGAGGGGAAGGTGATTGAGATCCCTGCAAACTAAATTATGACATAGGGCTGGGTGGTTGAGAGGTCTGAGAGGGAGAACAGTGCATGTGCATTGcaggccttggcagtgaaagtgaacTGCTTCCGGTGGGCCTCatggacagcaatggagaaaaagGCATTCGCCACATCAGTCACTACATACCAGGTACCAGGGGGTGTGTGAATCTGCTCAAGCAACAAAATCATATCTTGTACAGCAGCTGCAGTTGGAGTCACCACTTCTTTAAGCTTACAGTGAAGTAATCCACTGTCATACTCCAAGATCCACCTGTCTCCACACAGGTCAGCTAGAGACGAATGAGAATGTGGTGTTATGGACTGTGTCCTTCAAGTCCTTGATGGTGGCAGCAGTATGTGCAGTTCTTCCAGCGATGTGGTATtacttttggtttattttcctGGGTGGAGACAGTACGGATGGCTTCCCCTTGGCCTTTTCTACCATAATAGCCCTCACTGCACAAGTGGGGAACCAATGTGAGGATTCCAGCCGCTAAATATGTCTGTTCCAGTTACGCAATCTGCAACTAGGAAAGTAACCACAGGGTTGGTACAGAGAGGCCCAGGCCCTACTGTGAGATGGGCCTGAGATAAAGCTCCCTTGACTACCTGACCTCTGAAAGCACCTGCTCTAACTGGAGGGCCGCAGTGGTGTTTTGAGTCTTCTGGAATCAGTGTCAATTTTGAGCCACTGTCCGGTAGTCTCCAGAAGGTAcgattatttccttcccctcaATGTCCAGTTACCCTGTTAAAAGGCCACATGTCCCCCTGGGGAAGGCTGGGAGAAAAGTTTACTGTATAAATCTTCATTAGTCTCCCAGAGTCCTTCCTCAAGGGGACTTAACTCCCATTCATTCAAGGGGTTTTGGGTCTCTAAACTGGCTCAACTCTGGGAATTGATCGAGTGGCTATGACTCATTTCCGGATTTGAGTCAAGTGActttttttcagttgaatttGAACTTTTCTGCTAATTTAGCTCAAGAGAGAATTTCTGTTTCACTTGTAGGAACATCATGATTAACTCACCAAGAGCATAGATTTGCATGAGCCGACCTGGCGTGctaagcgcggccgagaggattaccccatgtctgaggtcaagggcagcagccgagagtgacaggctgcgacagcgcaggatcggccgagaggagctattcaagtccgaggtcaggggcggcggctgggaggagctaccctgtgtccagaggtcagtggcggccaggagcagacaccccacgtccgaggtcaggggcggcggccaagaggagcaaccccgtGTTCGAGGTCAGTgatggctgggaggagacaccccatgtccgacgtcaggggcagcggccaagaggagctaccgaGAGTGACAGGCTGCGACAGCAcaggaacggctgagaggagctattcaagtccgaggccaggggaggcggctgagaggagctttcccacgtccgaggtcagtgggggccgggaggagacaccccacatctgaggtcaggggcagccaggagaagccacctcgtgcctggggccagggggagtggccctgaggagccaccccgcgcccgaggccaggggcagcggccgggaggagcaacctgaagagcggtggctgcatgggtgtaggagggcctagaggagctatcccaccttgaaggtcaggaagggtggcagtaaggagatacccttcgtccaaggtaaggagcagcggctgtgctttgctggagcagctgtgaagagataccccacgcccaggttaagagaaacctaagtaagatggtaggtgtgcaagagggcatcagagggcagacacactgaaaccatactcacagaaaactagtcaatctaatcacactaggaccacagccttgtctaactcaatgaaaccaagccatgcccgcagggcaacccaacaCAGGTGGGTcaaggtggagaggtctgacaatgtggtccactggagaagggaatggcaaaccacttcagtattcttgccttgagaaccccatgaacagtatgaacaggcaaaatgataggatactgaaagaggaactccccaggtcagtaggtgcccaatatgctactggagatcagtggagaaataactctagaaagaatgaagggatgaagccaaagcaaaaccaatacccagctgtggatgtgactagtgatagaagcaaggtctgatgctgtaaagagcaatattgcataggaacctggaatgttaggtccatgaatcaaggcaaattggaagtggtcaaacaagagatggcaagagtgaacgtcaacattctaggaatcagcgaactaaactggactggaatgggtgaatttaactcagatgaccattatatctactactgcaggcaggaatccctcagaagaaatggagtagccatcatggtcaacaaaagagtcccaaatgcagtacttggatgcaatctcaaaaatgacagaatgatctctgttcatttccaaggcaaaccattcaatatcacagttatccaggtctatgccccaaccagtaacgctgaaaaagctgaagttgaacagttctatgaagacctacaagaccttttagaactaacacccaaaaaagatgtccttttcattataggggactggaatgcaaaagtaggaaatcaagaaacacctggagtaacaggcaaatttggccttggaatacagaatgaagcagggcaaagactaatagagttttgccaagaaaatgcactggtcttagcaaacaccctcttccaacaacacaagagaagactctacacatggacatcaccagatggtcaacaccgaaatcagattgattatattctttgcagcctaagatggagaagctctatacagtcaacaaaaacaagaccaggagctgactgtggctcagatcatgaactccttattaccaaattcagactcaaattgaagaaagtagggaaaaccactagaccattcaggtatgacctaaatcaaatcccttatgattatacagtggaagtgagaaatagatttaagggcctagatctgatagacagagtgcctgatgaactatggaatgaggttcgtgacattgtacaggagacagtgatcaagaccctccccatggaaaagaaatgcaaaaaagcaaaatggctgtctggggaggccttacaaatagttgtgaaaagaagagaagcaaaaagcaaaggaaaaaaggaaagatataaacatctgaatgcagagttccagagaatagcaagaagagataagaaagctttcttcagcgatcaatgcaaagaaatagaggaaaagaacagaatgggaaagactagagacctcttcaagaaaattagagataccaagggaacatttcatgcaaaaatgggctcgataaaggatagaaatggtctggacctaacagaagcagaagatattaagaagaggtggcaagaatacataaaagaattgtagaaaagagatcttcacgacccagataatcacaatggtgtg includes these proteins:
- the LOC138074340 gene encoding LOW QUALITY PROTEIN: disintegrin and metalloproteinase domain-containing protein 20-like (The sequence of the model RefSeq protein was modified relative to this genomic sequence to represent the inferred CDS: inserted 3 bases in 2 codons), with the protein product MGQFFQDTDPXKVIPATLNSSEGGARPAVPDVLPSSALSRWLHNDXVGEALVHFRVTPLLLWFGVCLFISGHCQARPSQHFSSPELVIPLKVTGWGRNAKVPGWLSYSLRFGGQRHITHMKVKKLLISRPLPVFTYTDQRSLHQDQPYLPDDCYYHGYVEGVPKSLVAFSTCSGGFRGVLQINDLAYEIEPVRSSATFEHWVYRIDIDDTQFPRKRCGLTEEEMARQLELHNFTLKQSSYTGWWTHLLFLELVVIVDNLRFVHSGSNVSVVQIEVATVVNVINSLYHPLEVDVTLTGLEIWTEGNQIATENMEIMLEDFAFWKFFNLDNRLPHDAAHLFIKKSFGRQLGLAYVAGVCQNPLNCGIIVFEDDSLFDCGLIATHELGHNLGMLHDAEFCVCEFEFCIMYPAKTVTSKFSNCSYGEFWNNVMRNGFCLISPPNPANIFRIKYCGNLVVEEGEECDCGTVQQCKRDHCCLPDCTLKPGAACAFGSCCKNCKVRSAGTLCRKQINACDLPEWCNGTSHQCPEDVYVQDGIPCSDSAYCYKKNCVNHDEQCREIFGKDARSASRSCYKEINTQGNRFGHCGIRDIEYIKCEVPDILCGRVQCENVGVIPNLTEHSTVHQFQVNDTTCWGTDYHIGMSIPDVGQVKDGTMCGQKKICVHSRCVSMVPEPQACQPETCHMKGVCNSKQECHCNPGWAPPYCKDEGSGGSNSSGPPGNPQGDEEEEDDEAEQAEETKMVENSHMLLWLIPLVCLFVCCFLVLCKKRKKKKPEMKKEEETEEEDMEEESD